A part of Prolixibacteraceae bacterium genomic DNA contains:
- a CDS encoding OmpA family protein, whose protein sequence is MIRILTRYLLFFLLLVPLMTFGQRKLYEKGLTAYKEGFYTEVIDIFTPLDVSSKDVDIELMLAHSYSHLQDPVQAAFYYGRSRSLLWPFSSTYMLDYGNVLRLLGRYEEAEHVYRSMGQVPEDLVASCIWSRQEVLSDRFISVSQIPVEGTYRINGISKSGDRLLMSIQEEDVDYELTLFDLRSGERALYMESYSWPFNLNRAQELGDSVLIYSGNASKERYLTSKALRSGKISRRGENMLYIYMMNLRKDHLEGESFDFNNPEYGCTHPFMSIDGRRLYFVSNMPGGYGGFDLYYVECLPTGWSDPINMGKEINTIYDEGYPYEKDGVLFFSSKGHIGYGGYDVFMVSLGSEDPKVVNLGKPINSSRDDISYIEDSVATGYFLSNRFEGTGKDQLWHFRRDVEVYDDNLKREMSVLTDSIYEEVLLFREEQLLLGCSVRGVVVKGDNERVSPYVVPIPDPLRKSLNDIDKVDRSSYLSFVTPDAVTEAFTYDEDGCTIEQQFSSVLMDIPLQVDIDGYTNEVSTYWVGRDCINLRIDYLFFDFDSDRMTYSELKKIDLIAGFLQEHPNYRIQLKGYADSIGDSNYNRHLSKRRAERVASCLKFLGITTSRIVVSGEGDHLRFDEVIDANKVMPLQRVVRFQFE, encoded by the coding sequence ATGATAAGAATTTTAACTAGATATTTATTGTTTTTTCTTTTGCTTGTTCCGTTAATGACTTTTGGTCAGCGCAAGTTATATGAGAAGGGATTGACAGCCTACAAAGAAGGTTTCTATACCGAAGTGATTGATATTTTCACACCGCTAGATGTTTCGTCAAAAGATGTTGATATTGAATTGATGTTGGCACATAGTTATTCACATTTACAAGATCCAGTTCAGGCAGCGTTTTATTATGGTCGAAGTCGATCGCTCTTATGGCCATTCTCGTCCACTTATATGTTAGATTATGGTAATGTTTTGCGATTGTTGGGGCGTTATGAAGAGGCTGAGCATGTGTATCGTTCTATGGGACAGGTTCCAGAAGATTTGGTTGCGTCATGTATTTGGAGTCGACAGGAGGTTTTAAGTGATCGATTTATTTCTGTGTCTCAAATTCCCGTAGAAGGGACTTATCGAATAAATGGAATAAGTAAGTCTGGAGATCGTTTGTTAATGTCTATTCAAGAGGAGGATGTGGATTATGAATTGACACTGTTTGATTTAAGAAGTGGAGAACGTGCATTGTATATGGAGTCATACTCTTGGCCATTTAATCTGAATAGAGCTCAAGAGTTAGGAGATTCAGTTCTGATTTATAGTGGAAATGCTTCTAAGGAGCGATATTTAACATCGAAGGCCTTACGTTCGGGTAAGATCAGTCGTAGAGGGGAGAATATGCTCTATATCTATATGATGAATCTTCGCAAGGATCATTTAGAAGGAGAATCATTCGATTTTAATAATCCTGAATATGGTTGTACCCATCCTTTTATGAGTATTGATGGTAGACGGTTGTATTTTGTGTCCAATATGCCTGGAGGTTATGGTGGTTTTGATCTCTACTATGTTGAGTGTCTGCCCACCGGTTGGAGCGATCCTATAAATATGGGAAAGGAAATTAATACGATTTATGACGAGGGTTATCCTTATGAGAAGGATGGTGTTTTATTCTTTTCAAGTAAGGGGCATATTGGTTATGGAGGTTATGATGTTTTTATGGTTTCTTTGGGTTCTGAAGACCCAAAGGTGGTGAATTTGGGAAAGCCTATAAACAGTTCACGTGATGATATTAGCTATATTGAAGACTCTGTCGCAACAGGTTATTTTTTGTCAAATCGTTTTGAGGGAACAGGCAAGGATCAATTGTGGCATTTTCGTCGTGATGTTGAAGTATATGATGATAACCTGAAAAGAGAGATGTCTGTCCTAACTGATTCTATATACGAGGAGGTTTTATTGTTTCGAGAAGAGCAGCTGTTATTGGGTTGTAGTGTAAGAGGTGTTGTGGTAAAAGGAGATAATGAACGGGTTTCACCCTATGTTGTCCCCATCCCAGATCCATTGCGAAAGTCATTGAACGATATCGACAAGGTTGATCGTTCGAGTTATTTAAGTTTTGTAACTCCAGATGCCGTAACAGAGGCTTTTACTTATGATGAAGATGGTTGTACAATTGAACAGCAATTCTCAAGCGTATTGATGGATATTCCATTACAAGTTGACATCGATGGATATACTAATGAAGTTTCTACATATTGGGTTGGAAGAGATTGTATTAACCTTAGAATTGATTATCTCTTTTTTGATTTTGATAGTGATCGTATGACTTATAGTGAATTGAAGAAAATAGATTTAATTGCAGGATTTCTTCAAGAGCATCCCAATTATCGTATTCAGCTTAAAGGGTATGCAGATTCTATTGGAGATTCAAATTATAATAGGCATCTTTCTAAAAGGAGAGCCGAACGAGTGGCTTCGTGTCTAAAGTTTTTGGGAATCACTACTTCACGTATTGTGGTTAGTGGAGAAGGAGACCACCTTCGTTTTGATGAGGTGATTGATGCGAATAAAGTAATGCCTCTACAAAGAGTAGTAAGATTTCAGTTTGAATAG
- a CDS encoding type IX secretion system membrane protein PorP/SprF: MKLPIKIITIILFVTIGGRVFSQNYIEIGQYMYHQAFFNPSAIGSYNDIRIAGLVRQQWVGVDGAPRVYSVNASIPFEKMGLGFTLTQSEIGVHKETRVFASYSYRLKLQKNHYLSFGISGGGVLQNVDYSSVITRESNDDLFSADVTSTFTPDFQLGIYYFMPRFYFSIFIPSMLTSEVRLVGGEEDVTTNFDAQQVHLYFQGGYEYPLSDDFHLNISMLIRYVSSLPVEYDLNAMLGWKGRLGVGFSYRSRKEFFALFNVGLTEHLKLCYAYQNSSIVHDHFSSHEVMLIYAFKRNNKRRIRIQSPRF; this comes from the coding sequence ATGAAGTTACCAATAAAGATAATCACTATAATACTTTTTGTGACTATAGGAGGTCGGGTTTTTAGTCAGAACTATATTGAGATCGGTCAGTATATGTATCATCAAGCTTTTTTTAATCCTTCTGCTATCGGGAGCTATAATGATATTCGTATCGCGGGTTTGGTTCGTCAACAGTGGGTTGGCGTTGATGGAGCCCCTCGTGTATATAGTGTGAATGCGTCTATTCCTTTTGAAAAGATGGGTTTAGGCTTTACTTTAACCCAGTCAGAAATTGGGGTCCATAAAGAGACGCGTGTTTTTGCTTCATATTCGTATCGATTAAAATTGCAGAAGAACCACTATCTGTCTTTTGGAATAAGTGGCGGTGGCGTTTTGCAAAATGTTGATTATAGTTCGGTGATCACAAGAGAATCGAATGATGATCTGTTTTCAGCAGATGTTACTTCAACATTTACACCAGACTTCCAGTTGGGTATTTATTACTTTATGCCGAGGTTCTATTTTTCTATTTTTATTCCAAGTATGTTAACTAGTGAAGTGCGTTTGGTTGGCGGTGAAGAGGATGTTACGACCAATTTTGATGCACAACAGGTGCATCTATATTTTCAAGGAGGTTATGAGTATCCTTTGAGTGATGATTTTCATTTGAATATCTCCATGTTGATCCGTTATGTTTCGAGTCTCCCTGTAGAGTATGATTTGAATGCGATGTTGGGTTGGAAAGGTCGATTGGGCGTTGGTTTTTCTTATCGTTCACGCAAGGAGTTTTTTGCTCTATTTAATGTGGGGTTAACGGAACACTTAAAGTTGTGTTATGCTTATCAGAATAGTTCTATTGTTCATGATCATTTTAGTAGTCATGAAGTAATGCTTATTTATGCATTTAAGCGGAATAATAAGCGTAGGATTCGAATTCAAAGTCCCCGTTTTTAG
- a CDS encoding gliding motility-associated C-terminal domain-containing protein encodes MNRLLVFIVLSFLISSSSFSQGFYVKDGVATVRGSSYFILHDTHLESDGEFRSKDLSQVILRWQMIEGAVGGNVSFQNLILDGSGFFESDLTVLGDISFRSGVLDVGTYNLSLSGVLLNEREDSYIFSSSTGRIFYEGPVSSNVNVSPGNLGLSFLPIEDVSQVSISRGNMELYSEGNRSVLRNYEVSPHLAISTLSFNYFDHEENGLSSSGFAVWNNMGSYWQGLKRISNSDGLLLSEGGSSIGEVTIYSTSVNSEVVFPTGFTPNDDGVNDIYVIGGALSYPNSRFVVFDSSGNILYDATPYQNNWDGRTGQGVDLQGEELLEDGTYFYIFYKDVSNSSDIDKGFIELKTQ; translated from the coding sequence ATGAATCGTTTGTTAGTTTTCATAGTATTATCATTTTTGATTTCGTCATCTTCATTTAGTCAAGGCTTTTATGTGAAAGATGGGGTTGCAACAGTACGAGGGTCAAGCTATTTTATATTGCATGATACCCATTTAGAATCTGATGGTGAATTTCGCTCGAAGGATCTTTCTCAAGTGATTCTTCGGTGGCAAATGATAGAAGGTGCTGTAGGAGGAAATGTAAGTTTCCAGAATTTGATATTGGATGGAAGTGGATTCTTTGAGAGTGATTTGACTGTTCTCGGAGATATAAGTTTTAGAAGTGGGGTTTTAGATGTTGGGACTTATAATTTAAGCCTAAGTGGAGTATTATTGAATGAGCGAGAAGATAGTTATATCTTCTCCTCTTCTACTGGTCGTATTTTCTATGAAGGCCCAGTCTCTTCTAATGTTAATGTAAGTCCAGGTAATCTTGGCTTAAGTTTTCTTCCTATAGAGGATGTATCTCAGGTGTCCATTTCACGCGGAAACATGGAATTGTACAGTGAAGGTAATCGAAGTGTGTTACGTAACTATGAAGTAAGTCCACATTTAGCTATCTCGACCTTGTCCTTTAATTATTTTGATCATGAAGAGAACGGATTATCTTCAAGTGGTTTTGCTGTATGGAATAATATGGGGAGTTATTGGCAAGGACTAAAGCGTATTAGTAACTCCGATGGCTTGCTTTTGAGTGAGGGCGGATCTTCAATAGGAGAAGTAACAATTTATTCGACCTCGGTGAATAGTGAGGTTGTTTTTCCAACAGGTTTTACCCCGAATGATGATGGTGTAAATGATATCTATGTTATAGGAGGAGCATTATCTTATCCTAATAGTCGTTTTGTTGTTTTTGATAGTTCTGGTAATATTCTATATGATGCCACTCCTTATCAAAATAATTGGGATGGAAGAACAGGGCAAGGGGTCGATCTTCAGGGTGAAGAGTTGCTTGAAGATGGGACCTATTTTTATATATTCTATAAAGATGTTTCAAATAGTAGTGATATAGATAAAGGTTTTATCGAATTAAAGACACAGTGA